One Glycine soja cultivar W05 chromosome 7, ASM419377v2, whole genome shotgun sequence genomic window, CACATGttcttttagaataattttCAATATGACATAATTTGAAACACATTATGTCGTCATTAAACAGTGACAAAAATTatctgaaaaattttaaaatttaaaattagtaaaaataatgcctttttaaaagatttaagaaaaacaagattatatttataagaaatgaaacgtatttaaattttaagctaaaaatgaaagtaggaaaaaaaatcttggTCTGAAGTCAGAACTACAAATAGCAGTTCATATGGATTACGGTATTGGTAACATCTTATTCGTGCCAACTCTTCTTTCATCTTATGTATAGCTCTGTCTCGATCGGCAACAGCAACAATAGTGCTCGATAATTGTTTACTGGTTCAGGCTTTCCGTtcttattgttttgttttggtaATACAGAAAAAACATGTAAGACTGTCTCTTAAGATGCGACGTACAATCATCCTACAGCTTAAGACATTTTTAGGTTATAAATTCTTaagaaactaatattttaatctatgcattctataaaacaaattaatgcttatttttatgaaatttatatttataataaaaacattttgaatatgtaaattgtattattattaaaatttataataaataaatatatttgaatatataaattaccATTTCACAGTTTTATTCtttcaaaccattttttttatagttcgTGTATGTTCCAAGGCCAGAAGCTATACAAATGCTTACAGCAACTCACCCGAACTCACAGGGACAGAagccattttttctttttctttttcagaacaCTCTTCTATCTCTCTTTCTCGGTTCAGAATATTGAGTGCAGGGAGGAAAGTTTGTAAATGTTCACTAATATTATTGAACAAACTTTTAAACCTTTATGCTtactaatataattttcattactAAGATTACGTTGTTTTAagatatgtaaataattttattgtaatcttattatttattactcaTTTATCAAAGTTAAGAAGAATAATTTTGCATCTGTTTTAGACTTTATTTCACATACGAATAAATGTATGatcgataaaaaaaagaagatgttTTGATAAAAAGTGTTAGCTATAAAACCACATATTTATATGCTAATatgaatttactttttattgAAAGTcggtttgaatattttttatcagattatgaaatcacattttattttcttatttgatatttaaaaatttaaactttgaaggaaaatgaatattaaaaaaatattatattaatcttgaaaaaatttaaattttagtatgtattataatataaaatgagtatatatatatatatatatatagtatcagaaaaaaaaaaagagtatggCAACATCCTTATTGGagcaaaataaaatacttgtagcttcattgaaaaacaaaaaaaataaaaacatcaattattttttacggTAGCGTACTAACATCTTCAAGAAAATGAAGATATTAGAAAAACATTTGTAATCAAATATCCACTTGTTCTTAGTCTCTAACAATAAATTAGAACACACTTGCTTTGTTAAATTAATCTTCAAGAAAATGAAGATATTAGAAAAACATTTGTAATCAAATATCCACACTTGTTCTTAGTCTCTAACAATAAATTAGAACACACTTGCTTTGCTAAATTAATCTAACGGTAGCTAGGCTTTGTATTTGGTTCCTTCTTATGGCTTTATTTGGATGTGGAGTATTCTGAGTTATGTGGGAAAGAGTTTTAGATTTCAAATTCGCTCACCTATGGTAACTCACTCTATATGTCCATTTTATGCGTACTGTTTGACTGTTTCCACGGGTATCTCTTAAATATACCCTCACGTTTTTCTTACTACTCAAATGTAATAGtattatctttttcattttgagaCTCAAACTTCACTATAAAAGGGCAGTGCTATAGATCATTCTGATGAGAGGCAGAAGATAATTAGCCATGGCTTCTATATCATCACATCCATCCTTTTCGTCCCACCTCAGTTTCTCTGGTTATGATCCTTTCCCATTTCTTCCATGTTTCCACCGTCTCAAAAACCATACCAACCTAGCAAACCAAAACGTGGTCGTCATGCTTCAAAAGTTGCAtgcaataatggtaaccctaaccctaaccctagaaATAGGAGGGACATTTTGATTGGGCTTGGAGGACTTTATGGTGCTACTAGTCTTAGTGGTAACAGCAGAGGTTCAGCCTTTGGTGCTCCGGTGTCCCCTCCAGACCCAACTAACTGTGTTCCACCACAAGTGCCGGGCGAAGAAGATGCCAATTGTTGCCCTAGAGAACCTCACCGCCAGGACATGGGGTATTTGGCTACGGCTGCAAGAGATCCCATTTTCTTTGCTCACCATTAAAACGTGGATAGGATATGGAACATATGGAAAACAGTGCCGGAAGGAATAAGAGGAGATTTCACCGACGAGGATTGGTTAGAGTCTAGCTTTCTCTTCTACGATGAGAACAATAACCTAGTGCGTGTGAAGGTCAAAGATATGTCTTGACTCCAGAAAGTTGGGGTATGATTACGAATATGTTGAGACGCAatggatgagtgttcatcctaaaCCCAAATATTCGGTTCCTGTTCCACTTCCACAACCTTTGTGGTTCCCTCTCACTTTGAACTCCATTCAACGTACAGGCCAAAGAAGGAggtagaaaaggaaaaggaggagGTGTTAGTGGTGGAGGTTGAGTATGATATGACTGAGGATGTGAAGTTTGATGTGTTTATCAACGACCAAGGTGACGATGAGATAGGACCCGAGGATTCGGAGTTTGCGGGAAGCTTTATGATATTGGCTCATTCACATGGCCACCAAAGCAAGAGGACAACAAATTCCTTCAGAATGGCAATAATGGATCTGTTGAAAGACTTGCGAGCACAAGACGATCAAAGTATTGTGGTCACACTGGCTCCAAGATATGGGAACAAGCCCGTCACAATTAAGGTCATAAAGATAAAGCTTGTACCTCTGGTGGAGTATGTGTGGTGTGAgacctttaatttttaagaccTAGAGTTTGTGTATCCTGGAGTATTGATGCTGGTGTGGTGtgagacctttatttttttccttctccagAGGGTTTCTCCCTTCTTTTGAAGCTTCTTTTAGAATAATTTCGCATGTCGTTTTAGAATAATTTAATATGCACCTAATCACATCATATCACGTGTCCTTttggaataatttttaatatggcATAACTTAAAACACatcctcttaaaaaaaaaaacttaaaacacaTTAAATAGTGACAAAAATTATCtgaaaagatttaaaatttataagtagtaaaaataatatttttttgaaaagattGAAGCAAAACAAgattatatttataagaaataatgcgtatttaaactaaaaacgaaagtagaaaaaaaaatcataatcagAAGTCAGAACTAGCTACTAAATAGCTTAATAGCAGTTGATATGGATTAGGGCATATTGGTAACCTGCAAACTGAACTAAACGTGCTATGTTCACATCACATCTTATTCATGGCAACTCTTCCTTTCATCTTATGTACGTATAGGCCCTGTCTCTGTCTCGATTGATAATAGTGCTGCATAATTGTTTATCATTCGCAAGCACATTTTGGTCCAATATGTAACTGCTACGTTTCATGAGGGACTCTGAAATGATCCCTGTCGTTCATGGAACATATCTACTTTTTAAgtgtgatattatatatatgggaAACACGCTTCACAATGATCTAATTAAtggcttgtatttttttttatttttttttggaaatcttTGTATACTTGTCGTGGGGGAagtttttttgtcaaattttcGTAAGTGTAAGATGTAGTATAGCCTTGGATTATTTTACTCAACTTATGTATAGCTAGAGTTGCGTTTCACTGGTTCAGGTTTTCcattcttattattttgttttggtaaTATAGAAAAACACTTTGCCCTAGGATGAAGTGATGGACTTCGAATTTCTAAAGCATGTAAGAATACCTATAAGATGCTGCGTGCAATCATCCTACTGCTTAAGATATTTTTAGGTTCCAAATTCtaatgaaactaatttttaatctatgcattctataaaacaaattaaatgtttatttttataaaatttaaatttataataaaaaacattttgaatatgtaaattatattatattaaaatatataataaataaatatattacaatatataaattactattcacatttttattcttttaaaccaTTTTTTAGTTCGTGTATGCTCCAAGGCCAGGGTCCTAAACGTGGTCCGTACTCATGCTTACAGCAACTCACCCAAACTCACAAGGACAGAGATCAAGCTATTTTTGTTTTCCAGAACACTCTTCAATCTCTCTTTCTCGGTTCAGAATATTGAGTGCAGTAAAAGGAAGAATTCCACATGTTTACGGCGCACAAATTTCTAAACCACACccaaaaaatttcaataaaaaatattgcatcCAAGAAACTTCATAATACACAGCATGAAATTTCCCTATAGATATAGGAAACTTCTAAGACCGTTTGGGTTGGTGTCAAAGTTGGAGCACACTATTTGGGGGAGCCAGCCCAACGTGATGGGAAAGAAAGGTACTTGCTATTACACCTCTTTTGTTCTAAGTACACCCCATACCACCCCACCCCCTCTTCTAACTCTCAATTACCCATTATATCCTTTTTCTTGAAGTACACCTCTTTTACTTTTCAAAAATGTATTTCTGGAATTACATATACCTATTCCATAAATGTATCTCTAGAACTATGATTCATAGTTCTAGAGATATACTTTAGGAAgaagtatatatttttcaataaaatatcacttaagaattaagatgattgatgagaaatgaaaaaaaaaacatttatcttaTATCCAGGTTTGTTAGTCTTATTTTCGTTCTatcattagtattttttaaattctatatATTCTTTAAATTCGTAGACTTGGATTAGAAAATGAATGAACACACTTAAAGGAAAGAAACCATCGTAAAAAATTTTGCTTTGTAATTAAGGTGtataatatatgaatttagTGATGAACATATCTTAAAACAAAGTGACACATGAAGGAAAACATAAAATAGTgcataataatgataaaaacacactattataatgaatatatgatgaagataatttaaaattagagtttaaagaataataaatatacgatgaaaataagattttaaacaGGATTTAAAAAACACTAATGATAGGATGAAAATAAGACTAATAAACATGATTATAAGATaaacatttatcattttttttattttttgtcaatcATCTTAATTCTTAAGTGATATTTCAAAAGTATATCTCTGGAACTATGAATCATAATTCAGGAAATACTTTTTTGGAATAGGTATATGTAATTTCCCAAATACATTTTTGGAAAGCAAAATAggtgtatttcttttttaaaaaaaggcatAATGAGTAATTGAGAGGCAAAGGGGGGGAGGTATAGGGTGTAATTAGAAAAacgggggtgtaaatagcaggATCCGAAATCAATATACACTTAGAATAGAATTTGGGTCGTGTGGTTTTGATagcccaaagagaaaaaaaaaacccaacccAATTAATCATCTACTTACACAtccctttaattaattttagattacactcatctaattatttaattttagctttcactccttttttttttgttcccctccttagtaacaaaaaataaatggatTGGAGTTCGCATTTATGCTGAATTTAATCTAGCATAGGAACGTTCACCCCCATTTCACGGAGGCGCCTTAATTATGAACAAATAATACAGCAAGAAAACTAATCATTGCTTAGTACAATTAATGGTTCTCCTCGTGAGATCCCACAACTAGAAAGAGCTCTTCAAAATAAACATAGTTCTCAACACTCTTTtcgacatatttttttattgcttaaAATTCAAGTAGgttttaataatatgataataaaattcaaatggAACATCGGACTCACATGTTTAGTACACGATTCATGAATTTTACTCAATAAAAGAATGTGTTGAAAAGAGTAAACAAGAGTTTATTACTAGCTTTTTCTCAAATTACAATTAATACTGCACTTGCTTGGTAGGTACATTAGGACAGGCTAGCTAATGAGTCATCAAGATATCGCTACTCTCAGGGTCTTCACTAGTTCATCCACCGTCATCTTGTAACCCTCACCCATCTGCAGTACATAATGcataataatgtttttaatagttttaaattttgaataataaggTTGTATGTAAACTTGTCAACAAAAGTACACCATTTTGggggaaaaaaaacatgcaaagacTAAGAACAAGAAGGTCATCACCAAGGTATTactatattaagttttaaatctTAAGACAAGacaaataattattcattttgaATGTAATGTTGTATGTAAACTTGTAAACAAAAGTTGGGGAAAAAATACAAGACTTGGAACAAGAAGGTCATCaaagtaataatatattaagGTTCAAATCTTAAGAGAGGACAATATAATCtatatttaaacaaattaataatgatcTTGGAATTGACTTAGAAGTATTGGTCTCTttagtatattaattaattccttGATAAATTGATATTATATGAGTTATTATGTAACTGAGCAATAATAAGAAGATATGTATAAGGTTAGTTTAGTTGTGAAGGGAGACGGGAGAAGATGAGGTATGGTGTGTGTTGGAATCTTtccattaacaaaaaaataattaacatttgtcgataaaaaaaatataaaccttAGCAATAATGGTGATGTCGAGAGTGATTTTCCCAAATCGCAAGACGCTACTGTTGACTACAGAGAGATTAACATTTTCAAGCTGGGAAAGTATTTTGAGCATGATGCCCTTCTGTTTCTCACAGTGGATTATGATGAGAACGTCCTTCTGTAACACTCTTACTTTGACCTCGGGAAGAATTTCATTTGGTCCACCACCAGAGTAATAATCATTGGATGAGTTCACTTCGCAAGAGCTGGTGGCACCTTCATTGCTAGAAACGTTGGATTGAACTTCTTGCTCTAGCTCCCTCACACGTTGCTGAAGTTGTTTCACATAGCTACTAGCATTGGCCAGGATTGAAGTCTTGTCCGTCTACAACCACAATTAACCTTTTACCTTTTGCTGAAGTTGTTTCACATAACTAGCTGCTTACTGAtttatagaataattttaatgaaaagatgtttaatatatattatgattgTTATATTAACATGTTATtatcaaatctaaaaatgttaaTGCACACATAAGATCTAAATTATCTGCAAGTCAACATGAATCTATATCTATACATATTAGGAAAATACTTCAACCGCTACAACATCAACACACACACTACAATTatcacatgattttttttttttgttttatacttttaaatttattatttcattttagtagctttgttaatatttttttactttcttattcttatatatttttaaaaaaatcgagcaaaatttcaaaaactattttAGTGCCTATGTTTGAATtgaaataatagtataaaaatatatataatctcaAAAAGTTAACTTTGCTCTCATGTGGACATGTCACGTGTTATATACTGAGGATGCACAGAAATAGAAAAAGTGAGTTAATTGAACACTcaaataatgaatttaaattattttctatattttgtcTAGAAAAAGCATGACGTATAAACCACAGTGGCTACATATTTCGCTCTCGAACaggaattttctttataaaaaaatgtacggAATCTCGAGGAAAAATCATTGAGTAAATAAAGCCAGGTGTCTGcctttagaaaaatattaaaacaacgACGGGATGATATTGACTTCGATCATTTCATCAGATCTCTTTGGGATTGCTACGTGCACCCAACCCCGTAATTTCGTGGTtttctcattttgtcttttagtAAAAAGGATATGGATCACTTAATTCTTAAGTTTCATAtgaattagttaaatttaattttttttaataataaatatttttttatttataaaaaatatataaattaaataattcgtatgaattatatcaaaattaattatcataaaatttattatttaaatttatatacatattaaatatacattaaaaattttagtgttatatataataatattatttttttagaatataattagattattaattgaattggttAGAATCCCCTATTCACAATTATAGAATTACTGGCTTGGTGCACGTATCAATGCCCTTTGCTTGAATTACACTCttgaatataaatatgtttCACAGCAAATAATTTATTCCTAGTGGCAATTAATAGCTTCAGTTTGAAGTCTTCGAACGTATAATTGAATGAGTAACGTTATATAGATTATCTTAATTTGGATAAGAGTTAAAAATAAGGAGTGAAATTATGTCTTGTTTTGATTGATGGAATTAAAgagaggaagaaatgaaaatatttcATCTCACTCGTTTAAATATgacgaaaaattaaaaaaagaaatcgaAAAATAACGCCGTTACCTCAATTGCATAGAAGGGAGATTACACAAATAAAGTCTTCACGGTAAGCTTTCTAAACTCTTCAAACTCAAAAGATATATTGAATTCGagctttcaaattattattttctacttAAATAAGATTAACATGAGTTTAGGACATTGACAATcaccattaagaaaaaaaaaacccactgAATGCAAGATTCAAGGGCGGCACCGATAATTAAAAGAAGCAaagttcatattaaaaaaaaatgcttgattttagaaaaaaggaagaaggtTGTTGAATATAATCCACTTGTGCCAAATAAATGCAAGAACTGTACTACAGCAATGTGTTAATCGTGAGCGGAAAGGTGAAAATGAAATATCAAATGCAGCACCATGATTATCCTCTCAATAGTGAGGCCCACTCTCCTTTGCCATTTTTGTCTTTCAACCATTTCCAAAATGGCGAAAGTGAGACATTTTTGTCACCAATGACTCAGTGACCAATCCACTAATTTCATTCCTtttcaaagtaaaataaaatggtATAGTGCCTTTTCGATTCTTTTCAAACAAACAAAGTGTTAGTGTGTGTTTAATTTTACTGTAAAAATTGATGCTGATGCCAAACCTGATTCTGGTAAAAgtatatatgtttaattataGTCAGgtagaattgattttgttttcaaGTCTCAAGTTGATTATAAGTaataaagatgattttttatgttggttaaaattttcacattaaatatactttaaaagtacaaaaaaacttaacattaattatttacttcaaaattaattttaatttaatcaaattggttttattcaaaattaattatagattttcattttttttcctttcctagTTTGTCTTTTCTCTATCTGGACAAATTACTCATTAGgctagttttataaaaaaaaattattcttttatcaaagtaattctttaaaaaaacaaaattctcgTCATTACTTTATTAATTCCTTACAAGAATTAATACAACGacattttagaataaaaaaataaaaaataaaagaggagTACATGTACAACTCTGCAATGTGGGCTTGAGAAACGGATGCATGCTTGCATAGGTCTAGCTGAATTACTTTTTAGGGCATGCAAAGAAATCTATCATTTAGTGTGTGTTTTTttagaagagaaaataataaaaaaaaatatttggattaaaataaagagaaagaaatgtgaaattaatgttattttttaaaaaaatattattaaataatattttttttcttcaaccaaACCACCTCTTACAGTATTCAACCAAACCACCTTTTAAAGTATATCTCTTTGATTATAttcgtttttttttataatttttaatacaaaaatagtATTAATTTTGGTTGTGTAACAAACAGCTATTGACTTGACATTTTTTACCATTTATCACATGTATTAAGTTAATGTAGAAAAGACTTACTTAATCTAAGAGACATactttaaagactaaaaataaaaacgtATTTTAACTATAATTATTAATCTCCATATAATGTTGTATTAATAGATAATTaagtatgaatatttttttacttttttacagAACAagtattaaacttttttaaggTGAATAATTATGTGAATATAGAAGTCTTGTaatattagttaattaaaaaatatgtttaatatagttattataaaataaacaaaattatttttctgtttttatgacattaactatatttattttaattaaatattttcatcccaaaatattcaaaagattTATAAAGTATTAGCTAGGAAGATATAATAAACGtaattggttaaaaaaatttggTACCGACCTTGGTGAAGCCAGGTATGGTGGCTGAAAGTGCAAGGAACCTCTCTGCGAGTTCTcgctttctcttctttctgtCGGTCTCGCCCATTCCAGAAAATGAACCTccctcttcatcttcactaCCAAATTCATCGTTGACCTCATCCTATGTACAAGAACAAGAGAGAGTtaattagatatatatatatatatatatgctatatATACTATGatcatataatataatgtaGTGTTGGATTCAATTACCAGATAAGAATTATCGGAAGGCCAATTTTCACCTGACTCCTCCATTATGAGACGGTTTATTTGGAGTATAATATATTTGTGCAAATTAAACAAGTGTGAGGAAGAAGAATGGATATATATGGATAAGAGGTGGGGTTACATGGAAAGCAACAAAGATAATAGAGGAAATTGAAACTCGATCGATCCAGTGCTCAGGAGTGAAGCAGTGCGGTGAATGAATCGAACctaaacataatatataaaaaaatggcaAAGAATAACATAAGAGTGATCCATGACCATGATAAGGTGTTATATTTATCTATCTAATACTCGCCAAACATGCTATATGCATCTTCACGGTTCAATCTTTCCATTTTACACGTGTCGACCATCCAGCCACGTGCTGAGACTGAGAGCGTGGTTCGCGTGTTCCATGTTAGGACAatacttctatttttattattaaagaaaaagacaCTTAGGGCTAGTTTCGCCACTTTGACATCATCACCTACCGGTCATGTATGTACGAGTATCCATCTATATGTATATACCGTGGCCAGAGTATTAtgcatgaaaatgaaaaagctTTGAAGGTTTGTTGCCATTTATCAATCGGGtcatcaatttataatttacaaacATCAAATCGATGTAAAATTTTAAGGTCGCGGacgttaataattataaaacatcaataaaatcttaaaatatattattctgaTA contains:
- the LOC114418080 gene encoding transcription factor bHLH25-like, translated to MEESGENWPSDNSYLDEVNDEFGSEDEEGGSFSGMGETDRKKRKRELAERFLALSATIPGFTKTDKTSILANASSYVKQLQQRVRELEQEVQSNVSSNEGATSSCEVNSSNDYYSGGGPNEILPEVKVRVLQKDVLIIIHCEKQKGIMLKILSQLENVNLSVVNSSVLRFGKITLDITIIAKMGEGYKMTVDELVKTLRVAIS
- the LOC114419254 gene encoding polyphenol oxidase A1, chloroplastic-like; translation: MFPPSQKPYQPSKPKRGRHASKVACNNGNPNPNPRNRRDILIGLGGLYGATSLSGNSRGSAFGAPVSPPDPTNCVPPQVPGEEDANCCPREPHRQDMGPKKEVEKEKEEVLVVEVEYDMTEDVKFDVFINDQGDDEIGPEDSEFAGSFMILAHSHGHQSKRTTNSFRMAIMDLLKDLRAQDDQSIVVTLAPRYGNKPVTIKVIKIKLVPLVEYVWCETFNF